Within the Streptomyces sp. R41 genome, the region GTCGGGGCCCACCAGCCGGAAGTCGCGGCGACCGGCCGTGTCCGTCATGACCTGTTCGAGCAGGTTGCCGAGGACCCGGGTGGGCTCGTGCAGGGTGGCGCCCGGCTTGTCCACGGGCACGGCGAAGCGGTCGAGGGAGGGGATCGGCAGATCACGGACGAGCAGGCCGCCGTTGGCGTGCGGGGTGGCGCCGAGGCGGCGGGAGCCCTCGGGAACGCAGGCGAGGACATCGGCGACGGGCCGCCCCTCGGCGTCGAAGAGCTCCTCGGGACGGTACGAGCGCAACCAGGTCTCCAACTGCCGCAGGTGATCCGGGTTTTCGCGGACACCGGCCAGCGGGACTTGGTGGGCGCGCCACGTGCCCTCGACCGGCACGCCGTCGACCTCGGCGGGCCCGGTCCAGCCCTTGGGGGTCCGCAGCACGATCATGGGCCAGCGCACCCGCTCGGTCACGCCACCCTCGCGAGCCGTGGCCTGCATGAGCGCGATACGGTCCAGCGCTTCGTCGAACGCCTGGGCCATGGCCCGGTGGACCTGGTGCGGGTCGTCGCCGGTGACGTGGATCGGTTCGTGGCCGTACCCCCGCAGCAGCGCGTCGAGCTCCGGCTCCGGCAGGCGGGCGAGCACGGTCGGGTTGGCGATCTTGTAGCCGTTGAGATGCAGGATCGGCAGGACGGCGCCGTCGTGCACCGGGTCGAGGAACTTGTTGGAGTGCCAGGACGCGGCGAGCGGCCCGGTCTCGGCCTCGCCATCGCCGATCACGCAGGCGACCAACAGGTTCGGGTTGTCGAGGGCGGCCCCGTAGGCGTGCGCGAGCGAGTAGCCCAGTTCCCCGCCCTCGTGGATCGAGCCGGGCGTCTCGGGTGCCACGTGGCTGGGCACTCCGCCGGGGAAGGAGAACTGACGGAAGAGCCTCTCCATGCCCTCCGCGTCACGCGAGACGTCCGGATACGTCTCGCTGTAGCTGCCCTCCAGCCAGGAGTTGGCGACAACGGCAGGCCCACCGTGGCCGGGGCCCCATACGCACAGCGCGTCGAGACCGCGGGCCTTGATGACGCGGTTGAGATGGGTGTGGACGAGGTTGAGGCCGGGCGAGGTGCCCCAGTGGCCGAGCAGCCGCGGTTTGATGTGCGCGGGCGTGAGGGGCTCGGTCAGCAGCGGGTTGGCCAGCAGGTAGATCTGGCCCACGGCAAGGTAGTTGGCGGCCCGCCAATGGGCGTCCAGGGTGCGTAGTTCCTCGTCGGTCAGTACGGTGCTGGCCTGGTGTTCGACCTTGGGCATGGTGACTCCGTAAGTCATAGAGGTACGTCATCGAGGTCGTCATCGAACGGACTGGGTGGCGTGGCGGGCGGCACGATCAACGGAGTCTCCGAGCATCGGAAGCCGCGGGTCGCGCGGACCGCGCCATGAGCCGCCGCGCGGCGGGCCGCGCCGGTGTCGAGCACCTGCGCCCCACCGCGCGATCCGGATCGCTGCCTCCCCGGTCACGCGGCGGGTCGCTGAACCGGTCACGGTGTTCGCACCCGCTGCGGTACGACGGCGACCGGGCAGGCCGAGTGGTGCAGCACGGCGTGGGCGACCCGGCCGAGCTGCAGCCCGAAGTGCCCGTGGCGACGCTCGGCGCCGACGACGAGCAGATCGGCGGTGGCCGAGGCGTCGAGCAGCGCCTTGCGGGCGGGGCCCTCGACGGTTCGCCGGTGCAATTCCACGGACGGGAACTCCGCGGCGGCGGCGCGCAGCGCGGCGTCGAGGGTGTCCGTGGCCCGCTTCTCATGGAGACCAGCGGCTTCTCCGGCGGGCGGCGGATGGTCTGTGGTCCCGTGGGCGGGCCGACGCCAGGACCGTACGGCCTCCAGAGGGACCTTCCGTACGTCCGCCTCCTGGAAGGCGAAGCGCACGGCCGCGGAGTTCTGCGGCTCCTCGCCGACACCCAGCACGATGCGCCGCTGTACCCCTGACTTCGCCTGGTTGTCGTGGCTGCCCCGCAGCACGATCACCGGGCAGTGCGCGCGGGCGGAGACGGCGAGGCCGACCGAACCGAGCAGCAGCTCGGCGATGGCACTGCGGCCTCGGGCGCCGAGGACCAGTGCGGTGGCGTTGCGGGCCTCGCGCAGCAGAGCGGGCACCGGCTCTTCGGGCAGCACATCGGTGGAGATCTTCACCTCCGCGTCGCGACGGTGTGCCCGCCGAGCGGCCGCGTCGACGATGTCCTCGGCCATCACCTCTTCCGAGGGGCGGTCCTGTCCCTGAGCGAGCGAGGTGCCCTCGTAGCGCTCCCAGAGTGAGGCGTACACCAGCCGGAGCGGTAGTCCGCGCAGGCCGGCCTCGTCCGTCGCCCAGTCCACGGCGCGCAGGCTCGGCTCGGAGCCGTCGACCCCCACGACCAGCGGCAGCTCCATGATCCTCACCTTCCGTCGGGGAACTCGAAGACGATCCGGGCGTCGACCGGGCCGTGCGGGACGTCCTGGAAGGATTCGTTGACCGAGGCCAGGGGGCGGGGCAGGGAGACCACCCGCGTGGGGCCCGCCGTGCGCAGCGGGAACACCTCGTCGAGATCCTGCCGGGGGTCCCCACCAAGCCCGCCCATTCGGCTGCCGCCCGGCTCTCGGGCGAGCCGTCGAGGCCGACGGTGATCGTGCGGGGCATCGTCTTCACCTCCTGAATCGGGGGGCCGATTCCAGCGTCGTGTCCAGGGTGTCCGTGTTGGAGGGGCCAGAGGTACTCGGCCGGGGCCGATCGGCCCTATGACCGGCCCCGGCGGGAACCTCCGGGGCCCCGCTGTCAGCGGAGCCGGCCGTCGGCGCGGGCGCGGGCGCGCGCGGCAAGACGTACGCCTGCTGCCGCCGGGCGAGGCGCGCGCTGGTTCCCGGACTCCCTGCCGCGCTCGCGGATGGGCACCCCACCAGGAAGGAGTGAGTCGGCGGGTGATGGGCCGTAGTGCCGTACGAGGAGAGGTGCTCCGAGAGCTCCGGCAGTCGCAGCGGTACAGGATGCCGGATCAGCTCGCCGAGAATGCCGTGGCCGCTCGGCAAGTCACCGATCCGGGCACACTGTTCCTCCCCGTTCCACGGTCAGGAACTCCGACAGCCGACGATCGTCGCCGATCACACCCGGCGCTCCGTACTCGGCGTCCACCTACTACGGCGGCTTCGACGATGCGGCGCGGCACCTGCGGGAGATCCAGTTCTCGCCGTACTGGCTGAGAGTCGGGGGTCGAAGGCCTTACAACCCCCGCGCCGTACATCGCCCTTCACGAACCCGGGAGTGTCGCTGCAGGTGACCACGGCCCCCTGAGCGCCGATACTGCCGGGAGTGGACTACTCGGCTCCCTCACATGCACAGCACCAGATCCATGGCAACCCGTCAGGAGCGCGGCGACAGCTCAGTGACAACCCGGTCGGAGCCCGCTCCGGCCGGCCGCGAACCACCAAGATCGACAAGCGGTCGTACGCACTCTGACCAGGAAAGACATCGGCCGGCGGCTAAGCTGAAAATCTCACCAGGAGGTTCCCATGAAGATGCTCATCAACGTGGCGGAGACGGTGGTCGCGGACGCGCTGCGGGGCATGGCGGCGGCACATCCGGAGCTGACGGTGGACGTCGAGAACCGCGTGATCGTGCGGCGGGACGCCCCGGTGGCCGGGAAGGTGGGCCTCGTCTCCGGCGGCGGGTCGGGGCACGAGCCGCTGCACGGCGGATTCGTGGGTCCCGGGATGCTGTCGGCGGCCTGTCCCGGAGAGGTGTTCACGTCTCCGGTGCCGGACCAGATGGTGCGGGCAGCGGCCGCTGTGGACAGCGGCGCGGGCGTGCTGTTCATCGTGAAGAACTACACGGGTGACGTGCTCAATTTCGACATGGCGGCCGAGCTCGCCGAGGACGAGGGCATCCAGATCGCGAAGGTCCTGGTCAATGACGACGTGGCCGTCACCGACAGCCTCTACACGGCGGGGCGGCGCGGCACCGGGGCGACGTTGTTCGTGGAGAAGATCGCGGGTGCCGCCGCCGAGGAGGGCGCGCCGCTGGAGCGGGTCCAGGCGCTGGCACGGCAGGTCAACGAGAACTCCCGGAGTTTCGGCGTCGCGCTCAGTGCGTGCACGACTCCGGCCAAGGGCAGCCCGACCTTCGACCTGCCGCCCGGGGAATTGGAGCTGGGCGTCGGTATTCACGGCGAGCCCGGCCGGGAGCGGCGCGCGATGATGACCTCGAGCGAGATCGCCGACTTCTCGGTGCACGCGATCCTGGAGGACATGAGCCCGCGCAATCCGGTGCTGGTACTGGTCAACGGCATGGGCGCGACCCCGCTCCTGGAACTGTACGGCTACAACGCGGAGGTGCAGCGGGTGCTGGGCGAGCGCGGAGTCCCCGTGGCGCGCACGCTGGTCGGTAATTACGTCACCTCGCTGGACATGGCCGGCGCCTCGGTGACGCTGTGCCAGGTGGACGAGGAGCTGCTGCGGCTGTGGGACGCACCGGTGAACACACCGGGCCTGCGCTGGGGCGTGTGAACCCGGTCAACAGGCGATCGGCTGCCGATGTCGGCAACCAGTCGACGCTCGTAGCGCACGGTCAACGCTCGTCCCCGCAGTACAACGCTCGCTCCAGGTCCCGGCAATCAACGCTCACTCCAGGCCCCCGCAGTCAACGCGCGCACCACACAGTCACCGCTCGCACCAGGCAACCACGCAAGGAGATTCCGTGCTCGACGCCGATTTCTTCCGCCGTTGGATGACGGCGACCGCCGCGTCCGTGGATCGCGAGGCGGAACGGCTCACCGCTCTGGACTCGCCGATCGGCGACGCCGACCACGGCAGCAATCTGCAGCGCGGGTTCAAAGCCGTGGTGGCCACGCTCGAGAAGGAGGCGCCGGACACGCCCGGCGCCGTCCTCATGCTCGCCGGGCGGCAGCTGGTCTCCACGGTCGGCGGCGCGTCGGGACCGTTGTACGGCACCCTGCTGCGCCGGACCGGCAAGGCGCTCGGGGATGCCGCCGAGGTCACCGAGGAGCAGTTCACGGACGCGCTGCGCGCGGGCATCGACGCGGTGATGGCACTGGGCGGAGCCGCGCCCGGCGACAAGACCATGATCGACGCGCTGGTGCCCGCGGTCGACGCCCTCGCCGACTCGTTCGTCGCGGCGGAGGCCGCCGCCGAGGAGGGCGCCGTCGCGACGACACCGTTGCAGGCCCGCAAGGGCCGGGCGAGCTATCTGGGCGAGCGCAGCATCGGGCACCAGGATCCCGGCGCCACCTCCTCGGCTCTCCTGATCGCGGCACTCGTGGAGGCGGCCGGTGAGTGACTCCACGGACAAGCTCGTAGGGATTGTCCTGGTCTCCCACAGCGCCGCCGTCGCCGCTTCCGTGGCCGAGCTCGCGACGGGCCTCGCCGGCGGTGGCACGACCGCTCCCATCGCTCCGGCGGGCGGCACCGTGGACGGCGGCCTCGGCACGAGCGCGGAGCTGATCGCCGCCGCGGCCGCCTCCGTTGACCGTGGCGCCGGAATCGCCGTCCTCACCGACCTGGGCAGTGCCGTCCTCACCGTGAAGGCACTGCTCGCCGAGGGCGACGAACTCCCCGACAACACCCGTCTGGTGGACGCGCCCTTCGTCGAGGGCGCGGTGGCCGCGGTCGTCACGGCCTCGGCGGGCGCGGACCTCGCCGCGGTGGAGGCGGCGGCCGTGGAGGCGTACTCGTACCGGAAGGTGTGAGCGCCGGGACCACTCGTCCCGGGCTTGATCAGGAAAGTCCTTCGGCCGCGACGGCGAGGGCCGAGCGAACGGTCGCCACCAGCTCGGCCTCCGCCGCCCGGGGGTCGGGCTCCTCCTCGTCCGTGCGCCACGCATAGTGCTCGACCGCCGTGCGCAGGGCCGCGTTGAGCATGGCGGCCTGGATCTCCGACCGCAGGTCGACGGCGGCCGAGCCGGCGCGGTCGGCGAGCGCGCGGGCGAAGACCGGCTCGGCCTCGTCGTGGGCCTGGAGCCAGACCGCGCGCAGGCCCGGCTCGGTGCGGGTCAGCCTCAGCAGCGCACGGACCTTGGGCAGGTGCGGCCTCGCCATCGGGCGGTCGCCGGTCGTGGACGCCCGTTCCAGGGCGT harbors:
- a CDS encoding phosphoketolase gives rise to the protein MPKVEHQASTVLTDEELRTLDAHWRAANYLAVGQIYLLANPLLTEPLTPAHIKPRLLGHWGTSPGLNLVHTHLNRVIKARGLDALCVWGPGHGGPAVVANSWLEGSYSETYPDVSRDAEGMERLFRQFSFPGGVPSHVAPETPGSIHEGGELGYSLAHAYGAALDNPNLLVACVIGDGEAETGPLAASWHSNKFLDPVHDGAVLPILHLNGYKIANPTVLARLPEPELDALLRGYGHEPIHVTGDDPHQVHRAMAQAFDEALDRIALMQATAREGGVTERVRWPMIVLRTPKGWTGPAEVDGVPVEGTWRAHQVPLAGVRENPDHLRQLETWLRSYRPEELFDAEGRPVADVLACVPEGSRRLGATPHANGGLLVRDLPIPSLDRFAVPVDKPGATLHEPTRVLGNLLEQVMTDTAGRRDFRLVGPDETASNRLEAVFAASGKAWQAQTLPVDEHLDRHGRVMEILSEHLCQGWLEGYLLTGRHGLFSCYEAFVHIVDSMVNQHIKWLKTSRELAWRAPIASLNYLLTSHVWRQDHNGFSHQDPGFVDHVLNKSPEVVRVYLPPDANTLLSVADHVLRSRDYVNVVVAGKQPCFDWLSMDQARAHCARGAGIWDWAGSANGDREPDVVLACAGDVPTQEVLAASDLLRRHLPELAVRVVNVVDMTRLLPREDHPHGMTDFEYDGLFTSDKPVIFAYHGYPWLIHRLAYGRSGHANLHVRGYREMGTTTTPFDMVVRNDLDRYRLVMDVIDRVHGLGVRAAAVRQQMADVRTRHHAWIREHGTDLPEVADWAWSV
- a CDS encoding universal stress protein, whose translation is MELPLVVGVDGSEPSLRAVDWATDEAGLRGLPLRLVYASLWERYEGTSLAQGQDRPSEEVMAEDIVDAAARRAHRRDAEVKISTDVLPEEPVPALLREARNATALVLGARGRSAIAELLLGSVGLAVSARAHCPVIVLRGSHDNQAKSGVQRRIVLGVGEEPQNSAAVRFAFQEADVRKVPLEAVRSWRRPAHGTTDHPPPAGEAAGLHEKRATDTLDAALRAAAAEFPSVELHRRTVEGPARKALLDASATADLLVVGAERRHGHFGLQLGRVAHAVLHHSACPVAVVPQRVRTP
- the dhaK gene encoding dihydroxyacetone kinase subunit DhaK translates to MKMLINVAETVVADALRGMAAAHPELTVDVENRVIVRRDAPVAGKVGLVSGGGSGHEPLHGGFVGPGMLSAACPGEVFTSPVPDQMVRAAAAVDSGAGVLFIVKNYTGDVLNFDMAAELAEDEGIQIAKVLVNDDVAVTDSLYTAGRRGTGATLFVEKIAGAAAEEGAPLERVQALARQVNENSRSFGVALSACTTPAKGSPTFDLPPGELELGVGIHGEPGRERRAMMTSSEIADFSVHAILEDMSPRNPVLVLVNGMGATPLLELYGYNAEVQRVLGERGVPVARTLVGNYVTSLDMAGASVTLCQVDEELLRLWDAPVNTPGLRWGV
- the dhaL gene encoding dihydroxyacetone kinase subunit DhaL, which produces MLDADFFRRWMTATAASVDREAERLTALDSPIGDADHGSNLQRGFKAVVATLEKEAPDTPGAVLMLAGRQLVSTVGGASGPLYGTLLRRTGKALGDAAEVTEEQFTDALRAGIDAVMALGGAAPGDKTMIDALVPAVDALADSFVAAEAAAEEGAVATTPLQARKGRASYLGERSIGHQDPGATSSALLIAALVEAAGE
- a CDS encoding PTS-dependent dihydroxyacetone kinase phosphotransferase subunit DhaM — its product is MSDSTDKLVGIVLVSHSAAVAASVAELATGLAGGGTTAPIAPAGGTVDGGLGTSAELIAAAAASVDRGAGIAVLTDLGSAVLTVKALLAEGDELPDNTRLVDAPFVEGAVAAVVTASAGADLAAVEAAAVEAYSYRKV
- a CDS encoding TetR/AcrR family transcriptional regulator → MPDGAITEPPGRAGGRTGRPPLTEQRKEEIRLEIARAAVELFVSQGVAATTGEQIGQAVGVSARTLWRYFPSKESCVSPLFAAGIEAIASALRAWRPDQPLEDALERASTTGDRPMARPHLPKVRALLRLTRTEPGLRAVWLQAHDEAEPVFARALADRAGSAAVDLRSEIQAAMLNAALRTAVEHYAWRTDEEEPDPRAAEAELVATVRSALAVAAEGLS